DNA from Planctomycetota bacterium:
GAATCCGGCACGTGGCTCTTGCCCGCCGGCTCGTCCCGCGGACAGCCGAAGTGGTGCCCCTCCGAGCTTTCCAGCGCTTTCAGAAAAGCCTCATACTCCGCCACGCTCACTTCGCGCGCATCGATGTAGAAAGGCTTCACCTCGACTTCGCCGTCGCCGGGTCCTTCCACGTCCCGTCCGCCCCCCATGCGGAATTTCCCTCCCGGAACGTACACCATCCCCGGCGGCGGCGAAAGGGCCAGCGCCAGCTCCCGCAGCGAGGCTTCGTCCCGGGGAAAGGAGGCGAATCGCGCGTCCGCCGCCTGGTCGAACGCCGCCTTGGCCTCCGCCCAGGCCGCCCGCCGCAGCGCCTGCCGGCCCCGCTCGACGAGCGCGTCGTACTCCTCGCGCAGCCGGCGGGCCGCGGCTTCCGCGGTCCGTTCCACTTCCTCCCGCGCCCGCTTCACCTCGGCTTCGAGCGCCGCCAAGTGGGCTCCCGCCTGCGGAAGCAGCCCCTCGAAGAGCGCCAGCGCCTTCGCCCACTCGCCCCGCGTGCGGGCCACCGTCGCCTCGGCCCAGGTTTCGCAGAACTTCCGGCGGCGCTCCAGGTCGGCCCGCTCGTCCTCTTCGGCGAACGCCAGCGCCCGGCCCCAGTCCGCCGCCGCGCGCGCCCAGTCCCGCCCCTCGTGGGCCTCGGCGGCCCGGCTCCAGCGCCGGAAGGCGGCCCGCCGGTGGAGCCGCTCCAGCCGCTCGTCCCCCGGCAGATACTTCCGCGCGGCCTCGAAATATTCCATCGCCCGCTCGGGATCCGCTTCCGCCTCGCCGCGGCCGAGAAGCTCGTACCCCCGGGCGCGGCGGATCCTGTCCTCGACGTCCTCGGGCGCCCCGAGCGCCCGCGCCTCCTCGAGCCGCGTGTACGCCGTCAGCCATTGGCCCGCCGCGAACGCCTCCAGGCCCTTGCGGAGCGGCTCCTCCCACGCCGGAGGAGGAGCCGGGGGAGGGGGCGGCGGCGGAGGAGGCTCCGGAGCGACGGCCGCTTCGGGCTCCACGCGCGTGGAGCGGACCGCCTGGTGGACGAAATAGCCTCCGGCCGCCACGATCGCCAAGACGCCCGCCAGACTCAGCACCATCGGCCCCGCCCCCGGCCCGCGCGCGGCGGCGGCCGCCGGAGGAGTTCCGGCCGGAAGGGCTTCGCCCCGACCGCCTTTCAGCGTCTGCTCGAAAAGCGACGAACGCTCGTCCGGCTGAACCCCCTCCAGGAGTCCCCGGACCGCCGTCACGAACACCTCCGGCGTGGGAAACCGGTCCTCGGGCTTCTTGGCCAGAAGCTTCAGAATTAGAGCTTCCAGGCGCGGCGGGATCGAGGGGTTGATTTCGCTCGGCGGGCGGGGCGCGCGGTGGACGTGCTGATACATCACCGCCGTGGGACTCTCTCCGGAGAAGGGCGGACGCCCCGTGGCCAGCTCGTAGAGCACCGCGCCCAGGGAGTAAAGGTCGCTGCGGACGTCCACGGCCTCCCCCTGGGCCTGCTCGGGAGACATGTACTTAGCCGTCCCCATGATGACTTCGGACTGCGTGAGATCCGTATCCGGATTCTTGGCCAGCCCGAAATCCATCACCTTGATCTGGCCGTCGCGCGTCACGAGGATGTTGGACGGCTTGATGTCGCGGTGCACGATCCGGTGGCGCCACGCCGCCTGGAGAGCCTTCCCCACGTTGAGGGCGACCTGGAGAATTTCGTCCACCGAGAATTTCTGCCCCCGCTTCAGGCGGGACCCCAGATCCTCCCCCTCCACGTACTCCATCGCGTAGAAGTGGCAGCCGTCCCCCTCCCCCGCCCCGAAGACCTGAACGACATGGGGATCGGTCAGCCGCGCCAGGAGGGCCGCCTCGCGGTGGAAGCGCTTGACGAAATCCGGATTGGCGGTCAGCTCCTGCTTGAGCACCTTGACGGCGGCGGGACGGTCGAGGGAAACCTGGCGACCCCGGTAGACGGCCCCCATGCCGCCCCGTCCCAGGAGGCTGCCGAAGTCGATCTCGAAGTCACCCCAAGTCTTGACGGACATGCCCCTGCTCGCGTTGGGGATGTGCGGCGCCGGGTTTCGGCGTTGCCGGATACCCCCCCTCCTTGTCCGGATTATAAGGGCGCTCCCCGCCGATTCCAAAGGTTAAACGCCGCCCGGGCCGCGCCGGCGGGTCGCCCCCGCCGCAAAGAGCAGTCCTCCCGGAATCGAGACCAGAATCAGGCTGAGCTTGTAGAGCACCGAAAGCGCCACCGCGTAGCCGGGATCCATGCCTCCCAGGCGCCCGAACAGTTCGGCGTAGGCAAGCTCCTGCACCCCCCATCCGCCCACCGAGACGGGCAGCGACGAAACGATGAAAATGATGGGCTCAAAGACGAAGAACTGCCAGAGCGCCGCGTTCTCGATCCGCAGCGCGCGGGCCAGCCCGTACACGATGAGAATCGTGCTCCCTTGCGCCAGCGCCGAAAGCCCCGCGGCCGCCAGGACCAGCCCCCTGCGCTCCTTCACCGACCGGAAAACCCCGTCCAGCTCGCGCAGGACGCCCTCGAGCGGAAGGCGGCGGCGAAGGAATCCCCTCAGCGTCGGGTTGAAATACACCACGTACCCGACGGCCATGGCTCCCGCCAGGCCGTAGATCCACCACCCCACCGCCGATTCCGCAAACCTTCCCAGAAAGGGCGTCAGGCATGCGGCGGCCAGGAGCACCATGACCCCGAACCCGATCAGACGGTCCAGAAGCACCGTCCCCACCACCGCCGCCTTGCGGTCTTCTCCGGAAGCCACGAGCATCATCTTCGTCAGATCCCCGCCCACCGATCCGGGCAGGAAGTTGTTGAAAAAGAAGCCCGCGTAGGTCACCAGAAACGTCCGCCCCGGCCCGACCTCGAAACCGTGCGCCCGAAGAAGAATCCACCAGCGCAGAGCCAGGAAGACAAGCGGGACCAGAAGCGCCGCGAGCATCGCGGCGAACAGGCGCTTGTCGGCGAGCCGGAAAAGCGAGAAGAAGCCGGGACGCAGGACGCGGA
Protein-coding regions in this window:
- a CDS encoding lysylphosphatidylglycerol synthase transmembrane domain-containing protein — its product is MSPSARRRAVGVLRLAVTAAALVVVGRWIDFRDQIAVRADDGSWIPDRARDVRVEGDRVRVVGSDGRVHERAAAEVRVLRPGFFSLFRLADKRLFAAMLAALLVPLVFLALRWWILLRAHGFEVGPGRTFLVTYAGFFFNNFLPGSVGGDLTKMMLVASGEDRKAAVVGTVLLDRLIGFGVMVLLAAACLTPFLGRFAESAVGWWIYGLAGAMAVGYVVYFNPTLRGFLRRRLPLEGVLRELDGVFRSVKERRGLVLAAAGLSALAQGSTILIVYGLARALRIENAALWQFFVFEPIIFIVSSLPVSVGGWGVQELAYAELFGRLGGMDPGYAVALSVLYKLSLILVSIPGGLLFAAGATRRRGPGGV
- a CDS encoding SUMF1/EgtB/PvdO family nonheme iron enzyme, translating into MSVKTWGDFEIDFGSLLGRGGMGAVYRGRQVSLDRPAAVKVLKQELTANPDFVKRFHREAALLARLTDPHVVQVFGAGEGDGCHFYAMEYVEGEDLGSRLKRGQKFSVDEILQVALNVGKALQAAWRHRIVHRDIKPSNILVTRDGQIKVMDFGLAKNPDTDLTQSEVIMGTAKYMSPEQAQGEAVDVRSDLYSLGAVLYELATGRPPFSGESPTAVMYQHVHRAPRPPSEINPSIPPRLEALILKLLAKKPEDRFPTPEVFVTAVRGLLEGVQPDERSSLFEQTLKGGRGEALPAGTPPAAAAARGPGAGPMVLSLAGVLAIVAAGGYFVHQAVRSTRVEPEAAVAPEPPPPPPPPPAPPPAWEEPLRKGLEAFAAGQWLTAYTRLEEARALGAPEDVEDRIRRARGYELLGRGEAEADPERAMEYFEAARKYLPGDERLERLHRRAAFRRWSRAAEAHEGRDWARAAADWGRALAFAEEDERADLERRRKFCETWAEATVARTRGEWAKALALFEGLLPQAGAHLAALEAEVKRAREEVERTAEAAARRLREEYDALVERGRQALRRAAWAEAKAAFDQAADARFASFPRDEASLRELALALSPPPGMVYVPGGKFRMGGGRDVEGPGDGEVEVKPFYIDAREVSVAEYEAFLKALESSEGHHFGCPRDEPAGKSHVPDSWPQERPGDPVVDVDWWDAASYAAWAGKRLPREAEWERAAGFDPAGRRAYPWGATYRREGGPSFLGIQGLGSGAIEWTADWFRKYPWGTADHVHFGERYRVLRGGVLLEGDAERDARVTHRHWYLPSKRSPRIGFRCAKDVPARPAPKEER